The segment TGAAGGAATACCGCGCCGAGGTTCGGGCGCATGCCAAGACCTACGGCCGCGACCCGGACAAGATCAAGACGATGTTCATCGCTGGCGTGTTCGTCGCCAGGGACAAGAAGATGGCCGAGGAGATCAAGGAGAACCTGCCGAAGATAAGGCAACAGCGCTTCGAAGCTCATTTGGCGTCGCTTTCCTTCCTGTCGGGCATCGACTTTTCGAAGTTCGACCTCGACATGCCGCTTCCCGAAATCAAGACCAATGGCATGCAGACGATGCTGCGCATGTTCAAGGACGCGGGACCGAAAGCGACCCTGCGTGACATCGGCATGCGGCCGCCCGGCTGGGAGTTGATCGGAACTCCGGACGAGATCGCGTCCGTCATGAAGGAATCGATGGAGGAAATCGGTGGTGACGGCTTCCTGATCACTGGACCGGTTACGCCGCGCTACATCGATACCGTGGTCGACGAACTCGTTCCCGTCCTGCAAAGGCGCGGCCTGACCCGGAAGGATTACAGCCATCAGCATCTGAGGGACAACGTGATGGCCTTCTAGGCCGGAAACGTTCGGCTGGACCAGGAGTGACTCGTGAACAAGCACGACGACATCGCGCTCATGAGCGGCGAAATCTTCAAGTCGCTCATGCGCAACATTGCTTCCAGCGTCGCGGTTATCTCGACGAGCAGCGAGGGGCGTCTGCATGGGATGACGGCAACGGCGGTTTGCAGCGTGAGTGCCGATCCGGCGACGATTCTCATCGTCGTGAACCGATCGACGCGCAGTCATCCGATCATAGCGACGACGAAGCAGTTCACGGTCAACATCCTCGCCGAAGATCAGCAGGCGATCAGCGGCCTTTTCGCGTCGAAGCAGGATAATCCCTTTTCAGCCGTCGAGTATCGGATGGGCCTCAATGGCAATCCGATCATCGTTGGAGCGGCGGCGCATCTCGAATGTTCCACCTACTACGAGCTGGACGTCGGAACGCATACGATTTTCGTCGGGCATGTGACCAGTGGCGATGTGTCGACCGTGCCGCCCCTCGTTTATCACGAAGGCCAATACAAGTCCCTCTCGCCTCGAAAGGCTGAACGAGAGGTGGCGCCGATGTTCCTGGACCGTTGGTCGCCCAGGGCCTTCTCGCCGAGCGAGATCGATGACGAAACTCTGATGTCGTTGTTCGAGGCGGCGAGGTGGGCGCCATCCTCGATGAACGCGCAGCCCTGGCGCTTTATCTATGTCAGGCGCGGGCAGCCGAAATGGCAGCCATTTCTCGAAACCCTCTCGAACACGAACCGATCCTGGTCGGTGCACGCGGCCGCGCTCATCGCGTTCGTGTCGAAGAAAACCTTGCAGTTCGACGGAAAGGAATTCCCGTCACCGACGCACAGCTTCGACACAGGTGCGGCCTGGATGAGCTTTGCGCTCCAGGCGAGCCTGTCGGATTGGTACACGCACGGGATGGCGGGCTTCAACGCCGAGAAGCTCTCGCGCGAGCTCGAGGTCCCGGAGGATTTCGTCATCAATGCCGTCGCTGCGATCGGCAGGCTCGGCGACAGCTCCTCACTGCCCGATCACCTCAAGGCGAGGGAAATCCCCAGCGAACGGAAGGCGCTTTCGGAGCTCGTCTTTAGCGGGACTTTTGGTGGAGCATGAGTGGCGAGGCGATCACGCGGCCGCGGGCATCATCTCGTGCCGCTTCAGCAGCAATGCTGCCGTCGGTCGGATTGGGGACGAGGCTGCTGCTTGGTGATCAGTGCGCCAATGTCGTGCACACGGCTATCGACATCGGATACCGCTATGTGGACACGTCCCCGAGTTACGGGAACGAAGATGCGGTGGGCCGGGGAGTGCGCCTCTCGGGGATCGATCGCCACGACATGTTCGTGACCACGAAGGTCGAACGCGACGATCTTCGTCCCGAGCGCCTGCTCAATTCGGTGCAGCGAAGTATCGATGTTCTTGGCCTCGGTTGGATCGATTTGCTGCTCATCCACTGGCCGAACGCCGAAGTGCCGTTCTCGGAGACATTTTCGGCGATGCGCGCGCTTCAGCAGTCGGGCGTCGTATCGCATGTGGGCGTCGCCAACTTCCCGATCGCGATGCTCGACGAGGCCATGGCCGCCGCCAATCAGGCAGGCACGGAGCTGTTCGCGAACCAGATCGAGGTTCATCCCTCTCTTCCGCAACCACGCCTCGTCTCCGCATGTATCGCGAGAGGAGTGCGGCCGATCGCCTACTCGCCGATGGGCCGAGAAGATCTTGGCCACGCTGCGGTTCTAGGCGTCGCCGGTCGTATTGGGCGGACGCCGGCGCAGGTCATACTCCGCTGGCACATTCAGAGAGCCGTTCTGCCGGCGCCAATCCCGGACACGGGCGAGCCGCGGCAAATCGCCTCCCAGTTCGACCTGTTTGATTTCGAGCTCTCCGAGGACGACATGGCGGTGCTGAGCGCGGTCGGTCCAGAGAAGCGGTATTTCTCGCCTGCATGGGCTCCAGCATGGGATCCGCAGGACTGAAGCAGTCAGCAGAATGGCGAACAAGGAGGCGATAGATGCGTCGACGAGATTTTCTCAAAGGCATGGCCGCGAGCACGCTGCCGTTGCCTGCTTTCGCCCAGGCCAAAACCACCACCCTGAGGATCATCAAGGGTCAGAACCTCGGAAGCGTCGATCCGATCTGGACCACGGCGGCCGCCACGCAGGATTTCGGCTTCATGGTGTTCGACACCATCGTTGGCGCGGACGCCGACTTCGCGCCGAAGCCGCAGATGGCCGAAGGATGGACGATCGAGGATGGCGACAAGACCTATGTCTTCAAGCTTCGCGAGGGACTTAAATTCCATAATGGCGAACCGGTCAGGTCCGTCGATTGCATCGCTTCGATGCGGCGTTGGTGGACGCGGGATGTCGCCGGACAGATGGTCGCTGCCGTCACGGATTCCGTGGATGTCATCGACGATCGTACGTTCAGGATGCGATTGAAGTCGCCCTTCCCCTTGCTTCTCGACGCCCTGGGCAAGCTGAGCCCGGCGAGCTGCATCATTATGCCTGAGAGCATCGCGAAGACGGATCCGTTCAAGCAGATCCCCGAAGCCATCGGCAGCGGTCCCTTCAAGTTCCTTACGAGCGAGTGGGTGCCTGGGCACAAGGCGTCCTTCGCGAAGTTCGCCGATTATATTCCTCGATCGGAACCCTTCAGCGGACTTGCCGGCAACCATGCCGCGGCCGTCGACCGGGTCGAGTGGTCGTTCATCGGCGATGCCGCGACGGCAGCGGCTGCCATGCAGTCGGGCGAGCAGGACTATTGGGACGGTCTGCCGGTCGATCTCGTGCCGCTCATGAAAGATAATCAAAACCTCGTTGTCGGACCGAGAAGTCTGAGCGCCACGAACTACACGTTCGTCATGAACCATCTCCAGGCGCCATTCAACAACCCGGCGATCCGCCAAGCTGTTGCGATGGCGATTGACCAGGGCGAATATCTGACAGCCGCGACGGCCGGCCTTCCCGAAAATGGCGGGGCTTGTCCAAGCTTCTATACCTGCAACTCGCCATACGCGAGCGAGGTGGGTTCCGCCGTGCTGAAGGAAAAAAATATCGAAAAGGCGAAGGCGGCTCTGAAGGCGGCCGGCTATGCCGGCGAGAAGGTCGTGTTCATCGGAGCGAGTGAGCCACCCGCGCTGGCGGCGATTGCTCAGGTCTCGGACGATCTTCTCAGGCGCATCGGTTTCAACGTCGAGTTCGTGACGACCGATTTTGCCGGAATGATCCAACGCCGCGTCAACAAGGGGCCGGTCGACAAGGGAGGATGGAGTGCTTTCAACAGCACCTATGGCGCTGTCGATCTTCGCAATCCGTCGGTCAACTCGCTGCTTCGCGGGGCGGGAGAGCAATCCTGGTTTGGCTGGCCGACCAATCCGCGACTTGAGGAACTCCGTAACCAGTGGTTCCTCCTGACGAATATGGAAGAGAGGGTCAAGGTTGCCCACGAGATCCAGATCGAGGCCTTCAAGACGCTTCCGTATATTCCGATTTGCTACTCGTATCCGCCGATTGCCTATAGCAAAAAACTGACGGGCGTTACGCGGCAGCCGATCAATTCGTTCTGGGGGATTGGAAAGCAGTCCTGAGACGCACGACCCTCGCGCGATAAAGCCGACGTATCAAGAAAGGTGTGTTCATGAGCGACTTCGATCTCGTTCTTACCGGGCAGGTGGTGCGAACCGACAGGGTGATAGAAAACGGCTATGTCGCCATCCGGGACGAGACCGTCGAACTGATAGGAAGCGGCGAACCTCCGGCTGCGCGCGAACGCCAGGATTTTGGAAAGTCTTACGTGCTCCCGGGGGCCATCGACGCTCAGGTCCATTCCAAATCGCAACTCGGGCAGGAGGATTTCATCTGGTCGACCCGTGCGGCAGCGGCCGGCGGCGTCACCACCGTCGTCGATATGCCTTACGATGCCGGCTTCCTCGTGTGTACCGGCGATCGGGTCAGGCAAAAGATCAAGGAGGCGGGTGAGCAGACACGCGTGGACTTCGCGCTCTATGGAACGATTGATCCCGCGGATGGCCCGCGGCATATCGCGGGCATGGTCGAAGCCGGCGTCTCGGCGTTCAAGTTTTCAACCTTCAACACGGATTCGAAGCGCTTCCCGCGCATCCCCCCGCAGGATCTTTATGCCTGCTTCACGGAAATCGGCAGGTTCGGTCTGGCTGCGGGCGTCCACAACGAAAACGACGAGATGGTGCGCGCCGCAATGGCCAGCGTCGAGGCCAGCGGAATCACTGACTATCGCGCGCACGCACTATCGAGGCCGCCGGTCACCGAAACGCTCGCGATGGCCGAGGTGTATGAACTTGGTGCGCAATCCGGATGTTCGACCCATGTCGTCCATTGCTCCGTAGGACGTGGATATGATCTGTGTGAGGGTTACCGCCAGCAGGGCTTCGATACCACCGTCGAGGCATGCATCCACTATCTGACGCTCGATGAAGAGAACGACGTCGCGCGGTTGGGTGGCAAGGCCAAAATCAATCCTCCGGTCAGGCCGCGAGCTGAGGTCGAATCTCTCTGGCAACATCTTGCGGCGG is part of the Bradyrhizobium commune genome and harbors:
- a CDS encoding aldo/keto reductase, giving the protein MSGEAITRPRASSRAASAAMLPSVGLGTRLLLGDQCANVVHTAIDIGYRYVDTSPSYGNEDAVGRGVRLSGIDRHDMFVTTKVERDDLRPERLLNSVQRSIDVLGLGWIDLLLIHWPNAEVPFSETFSAMRALQQSGVVSHVGVANFPIAMLDEAMAAANQAGTELFANQIEVHPSLPQPRLVSACIARGVRPIAYSPMGREDLGHAAVLGVAGRIGRTPAQVILRWHIQRAVLPAPIPDTGEPRQIASQFDLFDFELSEDDMAVLSAVGPEKRYFSPAWAPAWDPQD
- a CDS encoding dihydroorotase, with translation MSDFDLVLTGQVVRTDRVIENGYVAIRDETVELIGSGEPPAARERQDFGKSYVLPGAIDAQVHSKSQLGQEDFIWSTRAAAAGGVTTVVDMPYDAGFLVCTGDRVRQKIKEAGEQTRVDFALYGTIDPADGPRHIAGMVEAGVSAFKFSTFNTDSKRFPRIPPQDLYACFTEIGRFGLAAGVHNENDEMVRAAMASVEASGITDYRAHALSRPPVTETLAMAEVYELGAQSGCSTHVVHCSVGRGYDLCEGYRQQGFDTTVEACIHYLTLDEENDVARLGGKAKINPPVRPRAEVESLWQHLAAGHVTVVSTDHVSWSENRKADPVMLKNSSGVPGLEVLYPLLVKGLVERRLDISLAARLLAANPARLFRFGHRKGALERGRDADVVVMAHAPHRYDPEESGHNFVTWSPYAGIELPYRPVATYLRGKLVFDGKDVLAEPGSGAFVRPPALRPSLARNESVAA
- a CDS encoding flavin reductase, which translates into the protein MNKHDDIALMSGEIFKSLMRNIASSVAVISTSSEGRLHGMTATAVCSVSADPATILIVVNRSTRSHPIIATTKQFTVNILAEDQQAISGLFASKQDNPFSAVEYRMGLNGNPIIVGAAAHLECSTYYELDVGTHTIFVGHVTSGDVSTVPPLVYHEGQYKSLSPRKAEREVAPMFLDRWSPRAFSPSEIDDETLMSLFEAARWAPSSMNAQPWRFIYVRRGQPKWQPFLETLSNTNRSWSVHAAALIAFVSKKTLQFDGKEFPSPTHSFDTGAAWMSFALQASLSDWYTHGMAGFNAEKLSRELEVPEDFVINAVAAIGRLGDSSSLPDHLKAREIPSERKALSELVFSGTFGGA
- a CDS encoding ABC transporter substrate-binding protein, encoding MRRRDFLKGMAASTLPLPAFAQAKTTTLRIIKGQNLGSVDPIWTTAAATQDFGFMVFDTIVGADADFAPKPQMAEGWTIEDGDKTYVFKLREGLKFHNGEPVRSVDCIASMRRWWTRDVAGQMVAAVTDSVDVIDDRTFRMRLKSPFPLLLDALGKLSPASCIIMPESIAKTDPFKQIPEAIGSGPFKFLTSEWVPGHKASFAKFADYIPRSEPFSGLAGNHAAAVDRVEWSFIGDAATAAAAMQSGEQDYWDGLPVDLVPLMKDNQNLVVGPRSLSATNYTFVMNHLQAPFNNPAIRQAVAMAIDQGEYLTAATAGLPENGGACPSFYTCNSPYASEVGSAVLKEKNIEKAKAALKAAGYAGEKVVFIGASEPPALAAIAQVSDDLLRRIGFNVEFVTTDFAGMIQRRVNKGPVDKGGWSAFNSTYGAVDLRNPSVNSLLRGAGEQSWFGWPTNPRLEELRNQWFLLTNMEERVKVAHEIQIEAFKTLPYIPICYSYPPIAYSKKLTGVTRQPINSFWGIGKQS